A section of the Kluyveromyces lactis strain NRRL Y-1140 chromosome F complete sequence genome encodes:
- the UTR2 gene encoding chitin transglycosylase UTR2 (similar to uniprot|P32623 Saccharomyces cerevisiae YEL040W UTR2 Putative glycosidase glycosylphosphatidylinositol (GPI)-anchored protein localized to the bud neck has a role in cell wall maintenance) — translation MRSFAKVLALAAVALKVVSAADETTTCSEDSHCPEDNPCCNQYGTCGTGSYCLGGCNPKFSYKKEACMPLPVCRDTITIFDNYTSKMANLYTYLGDASKANWTYEGYPIDYEDENALIMAMPKNSGGTVLSSTHYMWYGNIKTRMKASHGAGVVSAMILFSSVQDEIDYEWVGADLEKVQTNWYWQGALNYTNSKNLTATNNDEDYHIYEIDWKEDVITWSVDGEVGRTLFKNETYNSTSKQYEYPQTPSRVQLSLWPGGNATNEQGTINWAGGEIDWDSDDIKDYGYYYAVLESVNITCYDPPSGTTKNGSEVYQYSGEDNWLQKGVFITDGNTILKDYDNSGLDDNTPDESSSSSSSSSTSSSSKSSSTSTGSSSGSASTTTTAGSNDDTDESSSSSTSSSAAAGFVQNMSTTSSSGNSSSATSTSAAGAEKNLSYGFGLSLISLLLSLL, via the coding sequence ATGAGATCGTTTGCTAAAGTGTTGGCCCTAGCGGCTGTTGCATTGAAAGTTGTTTCAGCTGCTGATGAGACAACCACCTGCAGTGAAGATTCTCACTGCCCGGAGGATAATCCATGTTGTAATCAGTACGGAACATGTGGTACAGGTAGTTACTGTCTAGGTGGTTGTAACCCTAAGTTTTCTTACAAGAAAGAGGCTTGTATGCCACTGCCAGTTTGTCGGGACACAATTACCATCTTTGATAATTATACTTCCAAAATGGCGAATCTATATACATACCTGGGTGATGCCTCAAAGGCCAATTGGACTTACGAAGGTTATCCGATCGATTATGAAGACGAAAATGCTTTGATTATGGCTATGCCAAAAAATTCTGGCGGTACTGTTCTTTCCTCGACTCATTATATGTGGTATGGTAACATTAAAACAAGAATGAAGGCATCTCATGGTGCTGGTGTTGTCTCTGCTATGATTTTGTTCTCTTCTGTGCaggatgaaattgattacGAATGGGTTGGTGCTGATCTAGAGAAGGTGCAAACCAATTGGTACTGGCAAGGTGCTCTGAACTATACAAACTCTAAGAATTTGACTGCTACGAACAACGATGAGGATTATCACATCTATGAAATTGATTGGAAGGAAGATGTTATCACTTGGTCGGTGGATGGTGAAGTTGGTAGaactttgttcaaaaacgAAACTTATAACTCCACTTCCAAGCAATACGAATACCCTCAAACTCCATCCAGAGTTCAATTATCTCTATGGCCAGGTGGTAATGCCACAAACGAACAAGGTACCATTAACTGGGCCGGTGGTGAAATTGACTGGGACTCCGATGACATCAAAGATTATGGATACTACTACGCCGTGTTAGAAAGTGTGAACATTACCTGTTATGACCCACCATCCGGTACCACGAAAAACGGTTCCGAAGTATACCAATACTCTGGTGAAGACAACTGGTTGCAAAAAGGTGTCTTTATCACCGACGGTAACACTATATTGAAGGATTACGATAACTCTGGTTTGGATGACAATACCCCAGACGAAagttcttcctcttcttcttcttcgtccacttcatcctcatccaAATCTAGTTCCACTTCAACAGGAAGCAGCTCCGGATCGGCTTCAACAACGACCACTGCTGGCTCCAATGACGATACTGACGagtcatcttcttcttctacaaGTTCTTCCGCAGCAGCAGGATTCGTTCAAAATATGTCGACTACTTCTAGCTCCGGTAACTCCAGTTCTGCTACATCTACTAGTGCTGCTGGTGCTGAAAAGAACTTGTCATATGGGTTTGGTTTAAGTTTAATTTCCCTATTGTTATCATTGCTGTGA
- the CYC7 gene encoding cytochrome c isoform 2 (uniprot|P32556 Kluyveromyces lactis KLLA0F16929g CYCK Cytochrome c), whose translation MPAPYKKGSEKKGATLFKTRCLQCHTVEAGGPHKVGPNLHGVFGRHSGKASGYSYTDANIKKNVLWDEQTMSDYLENPKKYIPGTKMAFGGLKKEKDRNDIVTYMLKACK comes from the coding sequence ATGCCAGCTCCATACAAGAAGGGTTCCGAAAAGAAGGGTGCTACTTTGTTCAAGACCAGATGTTTGCAATGTCACACCGTTGAAGCCGGTGGTCCACACAAGGTCGGTCCAAATTTGCATGGTGTCTTCGGTAGACACTCTGGTAAAGCTTCCGGTTACTCTTACACTGACGCTAACATCAAGAAGAACGTCTTGTGGGATGAACAAACTATGTCTGACTACTTGGAAAACCCAAAGAAGTACATTCCAGGTACCAAGATGGCTTTCGGtggtttgaagaaggaaaaggaCAGAAACGATATCGTTACTTACATGTTGAAGGCTTGTAAATAA
- a CDS encoding uncharacterized protein (uniprot|O74722 Kluyveromyces lactis PDC Pyruvate decarboxylase) encodes METKTLIHSGAAKEMSYTERYNVAPLIPLPEYLFHRLFQLNCRTVFGVANYSTAKLYQAIAASGIQWIQTINQLNTSFAVDAYGRAIGVSCYVTSESAELGHVNGFFGSFCEYVPILQVVVLEQSHDLERLIGDVSIFHDVVDDPSEIDSCVRTLFWGKRPVYMGLRSKDATKLVPSSSLNGNIADKMGIKNTFFQTDTIKRVIDKIIAEVYASSRPLIVVDALIDRYNYNSTIQNFLTETGIPFVTTLMSKGSIDESLPNFVGTFLGTMSQPIVREYMNNADCTLILGCMIENFKNSYCRFNYKSKNQILLWNDRVKIENNIIPDILLHELLPQLIASLDTTKIVNSRPVTIPNMIPRVEPQPVTFLRQEYLWFKMSTWLKQGDVIISESGTSAIGLLQQKFPDNTRLVSQAIWNSSGYSIGACLGILAAYRDMGTLDKHRIILMVGDGSLQFTFQELSTILTHGFKPYIFVINNQGYTVDRTLNREKTHLNATYFDIQPWELLKLPSLFYSQEYFKRRCMSVGELNSLLSDKEFNKSDQLKIVELILPSMDVPVLLDPRDDSSDDESSPQHKRPRT; translated from the coding sequence TTTGGAGTTGCCAATTATTCAACTGCGAAACTATATCAAGCCATAGCAGCCAGCGGGATACAGTGGATCCAAACGAtaaatcaattgaacaCATCATTTGCAGTAGATGCATACGGGAGAGCTATCGGAGTGAGCTGCTACGTCACTAGCGAATCTGCAGAATTAGGCCATGTTAATGGTTTTTTTGGATCATTTTGTGAATATGTTCCCATCTTACAGGTAGTCGTCTTGGAACAGTCTCATGATCTTGAGAGGTTGATTGGAGATGTTTCAATCTTTCATGACGTAGTGGATGATCCTTCTGAGATAGACAGTTGTGTACGAACGCTTTTTTGGGGGAAACGCCCTGTTTATATGGGCCTCCGATCGAAGGATGCCACGAAACTTGTCCCCAGTAGTTCTCTAAACGGAAACATAGCAGATAAGATGGGCATAAAGAAcactttctttcaaacgGACACAATAAAGAGGGTTATAGACAAAATCATTGCCGAAGTTTACGCTTCATCAAGGCCATTGATCGTGGTTGATGCATTAATTGATAGATATAATTACAACAGCACAATACAAAATTTCCTAACGGAAACAGGAATACCATTTGTGACAACCTTAATGTCAAAAGGTTCTATTGACGAAAGCTTACCCAACTTTGTTGGGACTTTCTTAGGTACCATGTCACAGCCCATTGTTCGAGAATATATGAATAATGCAGATTGTACGTTAATTTTAGGATGTATGATcgaaaacttcaaaaactcGTACTGTAGATTCAACTACAAGAGTAAAAACCAAATCTTACTTTGGAATGATAGAgttaaaattgaaaataatataaTACCTGATATTTTACTTCATGAACTACTCCCACAGCTAATAGCGTCATTAGATACTACCAAAATAGTAAACTCTCGTCCAGTAACAATACCGAATATGATACCCAGAGTAGAACCGCAACCGGTGACATTTTTGCGACAGGAGTACCTTTGGTTTAAGATGTCTACATGGCTAAAACAAGGTGACGTTATTATTTCTGAATCTGGTACCTCAGCTATTGGTCTCCTACAACAAAAATTCCCAGATAATACTAGGCTAGTATCCCAAGCAATTTGGAATTCATCTGGTTATTCTATCGGTGCATGCCTTGGAATTTTGGCAGCATATCGCGATATGGGGACATTGGATAAGCATAGGATTATATTAATGGTGGGTGATGGGTCTTTACAATTTACTTTCCAAGAACTAAGCACCATATTGACGCACGGTTTCAAACCTTACATTTTTGTAATAAATAATCAAGGTTATACCGTTGACAGAACCTTGAATAGAGAAAAGACCCATCTGAACGCTACATACTTCGATATCCAACCGTGGGAACTATTAAAACTCCCGTCACTTTTCTATTCCCAAGAGTATTTCAAGAGAAGATGTATGTCGGTTGGGGAATTGAATAGTTTATTAAGCGATAAAGAGTTCAATAAATCCGATCAGTTGAAAATTGTAGAACTAATCCTTCCATCCATGGATGTTCCAGTACTACTCGATCCACGGGATGACAgtagtgatgatgaatcttCTCCGCAGCATAAAAGACCCAGAACGTGA